The Streptomyces sp. NBC_01276 genome contains the following window.
AGTAGCCGTCGCCGAGGCCCTGCATGAGGGCGGAGGCGCCGAGGCGGTTGGCCCCGTGGTCGGAGAAGTTGGCCTCGCCGATCGCGAACAGGCCGGGGACGGTGGTCTGGAGGTCGTAGTCGACCCACAGTCCGCCCATCGTGTAGTGCACGGCGGGGTAGATCCGCATCGGGACCTCGTACGGGTTCTCGGCGGTGATCCGCTCGTACATGTCGAAGAGGTTGCCGTACTTCTCGGCGACCTTGTCGCGGCCCATGCGGCGGATGGCGTCGGCGAAGTCGAGGTAGACGCCCTGCCCGCCGGGGCCGACGCCGCGGCCCTCGTCGCAGACGTTCTTCGCGGCGCGGGAGGCGATGTCGCGGGGCACGAGGTTGCCGAAGGAGGGGTAGATCCGCTCCAGGTAGTAGTCGCGCTCCGCTTCGGGGATCTCGGCGGCGGGGCGGGTGTCGCCCTTGGCCCTGGGAACCCAGATGCGGCCGTCGTTGCGGAGGGACTCGCTCATCAGGGTGAGCTTGGACTGGTGGTCGCCGGTGCGCGGGATGCAGGTGGGGTGGATCTGGGTGAAGCACGGATTGGCGAAGTACGCCCCGCGCCGGTGCGCCCGCCAGACGGCGGTCGCGTTGGAGTTCATGGCGTTGGTGGAGAGGTAGAAGACGTTGCCGTACCCGCCGCTGGCCAGCACCACGGCGTCGGCGTAGTGGGTGGAGATCCTTCCGGTGACCAGGTCGCGGACGACGATGCCGCGGGCGACTCCGTCGACGGTGATCAGGTCGAGCATCTCGGTGCGGGCGTGCATCTCGACGTTCCCGGCGGCGATCTGCCGCGACAGCGCCTGGTAGGCGCCGAGCAGCAGCTGCTGACCGGTCTGGCCGCGGGCGTAGAAGGTGCGGGAGACCTGGACGCCGCCGAAGGAGCGGGTGTCGAGGAGGCCGCCGTACTCGCGGGCGAAGGGAACGCCCTGGGCCACGCACTGGTCGATGATCTCGACGGAGATCTGGGCGAGGCGGTGGACGTTGGACTCGCGGGCGCGGAAGTCCCCGCCCTTGACGGTGTCGTAGAAGAGGCGGTGGACGGAGTCCCCGTCGTTGCGGTAGTTCTTCGCGGCGTTGATGCCGCCCTGCGCGGCGATCGAGTGCGCGCGGCGCGGGGAGTCCGAGAAGCAGAACTGGACGACGTGGTAGCCCTGCTCCGCGAGGGTGGCGCCGGCCGCGCCGCCCGCCAGGCCGGTGCCGACGACGATGACGCGGTGCTTGCGGCGGTTGGCGGGGTTGACGAGCTTGGCCTCGAAGCGGCGGCGGTCCCAGCGCTCTGCGATCGGGCCTTCGGGGGCCTTGGTGTCGGCGATCGGGTCGCCGGTCGTGTATTCGGCGTAGGCAGTGTGGGCGGCGTGATCACAGTGGTCCGTGTGATCGAAGTGATCGGTGTGGTCGGTGTGGTCGGTGTTCACGGTCAGCTCACCATTCCGGTCATGACGGCGACGGGGACGGACACGAAGCCCGCGAAGAGGACGAGGGCCAGGGCGTTGGCCAGGAACTTCAGCGTCCGCTCGCGCCGGGCGCCGCCCGCGCCGAGGGTCTGGGCGGCGCTCCAGAAGCCGTGGCGGACGTGGAGGCCGAGGGCCGCCATCGCCACGATGTAGATGGTGTTCCCGTACCAGGTCGAGAAGGTGGCGAGGACGTTCTCGTAGGGGTGGCCGGCCCAGGCGCGCTCGTTGACGGTGAGGGTGGTGAGGTCGAGGAGGTGCCAGACGATGAACAGGGCGAGGATGATCCCGCCCCAGCGCATGGTGCGGGTGGCGTAGCTCGCGCGCCGGCGCTTGTGTGCGTACTTCACCGGGCGCGCCTTGATGTCACGCCGGCTGAGCTGGTAGGCGCACACGGCGTGGGCGACGACGGCGGCGACCAGGACCACGCGCACGATCCACAGGGCCCACTCGTGGTGCAGGAACGGGGAGCCGAGGGTGCGCAGCCAGTGGGCGTAGGCGTTGAACTCGTCCGCCCCGAAGAAGATCTTGAGGTTGCCGAGCATGTGCACGACGAGATAGCCGAGCATGATCAGGCCGGATACCGCCATCACGGACTTCTTGCCGACGGTGGAGTCCCAGATGGTGCGCGTGGTGGACGGCCGTCGATCCGTCCGCGTTGCCAGAGCCATGCCATCGACCGTAAGGACCAAGGTCCCGAAAGGTCCAAGACATGGTGGAGCTGATCGCGATAGGCAGTACCTATCGTAGGCGCTAGCCTGGCGGTATGCAGTTCCAGCAGCTCGTCTATTTCGTGGCCGTCGCCGAGACCCGGCACTTCACCCGCGCCGCCGAGCGTGAGCACGTGGCGCAGCCGTCGCTGTCGCAGCAGATCAAGGCGCTCGAACGGGAGCTGGGCGCCGAACTGTTCAGCCGCGCCCGGGGGAACATCACGCTCACCGACGCGGGCGAGGCGCTGCTGCCGCTGGCGCGGCGGATCCTGGCCGACGCCGACACGGCGCGGCTGGAGGTGCAGGAGCTGGCGCAGCTCCGGCGCGGCCGGGTGCGGCTGGGCGCGACGCCGAGCGTGTGCACGGGCCTGCTGCCGGCGGTGCTGCGGGCCTTCCACACGGCGCACCCGGGGATCGAGCTGCTGATCGAGGAGAGCGGTTCGCTGGACCTCGTGCGGGAACTGGCGCGGGGGGTGCTGGACCTGGCCCTGATCGCGCTGCCGCTGCCGCCCTCGGCGCCCGCGCTGACGACGGTGGAGCTGCTGACGGAGGACCTGGTGGTGGTCTCGTCGGCCGACCTCCCGCCGCCGGCGGGCGGGCGGGAACCGGCCATCGCGGACCTGCGCGACGAGCCGATGGTGATGTTCCGCCACGGCTACGACCTGCGGGACCTGACGGTGGCGGCCTGCCGGGCGGCGGGCTTCGAGCCGGTGTTCACGGTGGAGGGCGGCGAGATGGACGCGGTACTGGGCTTCGTGCGGGCGGGTCTGGGCATCGCGGTGGTTCCGGCCATGGTCGTCGACACCGCCGGCCCGGGCCTGCGCGCCACCCGGCTCGCCGGCTCGCCGCTGCGCCGCACGATCGCGCTGGCCCACCGTACCGACGTGGCACCCCCGCGCGCGGCGCGCGAACTGAAGCGCATGCTCGTCGGCTGAGCGGCCCGCGCCGGGCGCGTCCCGCACCTTCCCCGGCCCCAGACCTTCCGCGCGGCGGCGCCGTCACCACGCCGGTGCGTCGCCCCCCTCGCGCCGTGAGCGGCACGATCCCCCCGGGGGACCCCGAGGGCTCGTCCGGCGGATCACGGGCCGAGCCAGGGCCGGACCGGGGCGACGGCCGGCCGGTGCCCTCATCGTGTTGACCGCCCCCGGCAGGCAGTGCTGGAGTCGACGCGTGGACAGCATCCCCGCCAACCGGCGGCTCTGGAACCGGATCAGCAGCTCCTACCAGCACAGGCACGACCCGCGAATCGGCGCCACACCCCGGCTGTGGGGCATGTACTCCATCCCCGACGCGCACCTGCGCGCCCTGGGCGACGTCACCGGCAAGCGCGTCCTCGAACTCGGCTGCGGCGCCGGCCAGTGGTCCAGGGCGCTCGCCGCCGAGGGCGCCACCGTGGTCGGGCTCGACCTGTCCGAAGCCCAACTCGCGGCAGCGGCCGACGCGATGGGAGCGGCCCCCTACCCGCTGGTGCAAGGTGCCGCCGAACAACTCCCCTTCGCCGCCGACAGCTTCGACCTGGTGTTCTGCGACTTCGGTGGGCTCAGCTGGGCGCCCCCGCACCTGGCCGTCCCGCAGGCCGCACGCGTCTTGCGCCGAGGCGGGCGCCTGGTGTTCAACGTCGCCAGCCCATGGTTCGAAGCCTGCTACGACGAGGCCGCCGGCCGCGTGACCACGACGCTGCAGCAGGACTACTTCGGGCTGAACACCATCGCCGAAGGCGACGGCGCGACCAGCTATCAGCTCACCTACGGCGGCTGGGTCAAGGTCCTGCGCGGCGCGGGTCTCATCATCGACGACCTCATCGAGCCGCGGCCCGAACCCGGAACACGCAACGGCTACAACGAAACCGACCCCCCGGAGTGGGCACACCGCTGGCCGGCGGAACTGCTCTGGGTAACCCGCAAACCGTAAGTCCCGCCGCGCCGAGACGTGGAGGCCTCCCCCCGCCGGGCAGGCCTGGTGCCGTGTTCCTTCAAGGCAGTAGGTGAGGCACCCCTCTCCTGCCGGCCGCCGGCCGTCCTGTCCCCGCGCTCCATGGGCCGCCGCACAGCGTCAGTTCGGACGTCTGGGCGGGAGCAGCGCCCGGTCGAAGCCGTCGGCCAGCATGCCGAAGGCTTGGTTCGCCTCGGCCACGGCCGCCGGTTGGATCGCGTCGACGGTGGCGCCCGCCGCGAGGCGGCGCCAGTTCTCCCGGCCCAGCTCGTGGCGGACCGCCACCAGGTGCGTGGCGGCGAGCCGGGCGGCGAGCGGCGGCACCGACTCCGCCTCCAGGGCGGCGGCGAGCAGCTCCACCTCGCGGGCCGTGTAATGGGCGATCCGGGCCTCAAGGCTCGTGGTGGAGTAGAGCAGCCCCTGGAAGGCGAGCACGTCCGGGTGGTCGCAGAGTCCGGTGATCGGGTCGCGCCCGGCGAGGGCCGCCAGGAAGTGCGCGTGCACCGCCCCGACCGGAGTGAGGCCCGCGTCCCGGTCGCGCACGATGCGGGCCACCTCGTCCTGATGGTCGGCGAAGCGGTCGAGCACCAGGTCCTCCTTGCTCGGGAAGTACCGGAACAGGGTGGGTTTGGACACCTCGGCCGCGGCGGCGACATCGGCCACGGACACGGCGTCGAAGCCCCGCTCCAGGAAGAGTTCCAGCGCCGTGGCCGCCAGCAGGCGACGCGTACGCAGCTTTTTGCTCTCGCGCAAACCCGTCGTGTTGTCCATGCGTCCACCGTACCACAGAATCGTGACCGAGTTAATTTCGTGACCGGGTTGCATTTTCTTCCCCGAGGCGCTTCCCTTGTGTCATCGACGACGGAAGGACATCCGATGACAGACGTACTGGTCGTGGGCTCCGGCCCTACGGGACTGACCCTGGCCTGTGAACTCGCCCTGAGTGGAGCCGCCGTCCGCGTCATCGAGGGACGCGGCGCAGCGCACCGCGAGTCCCGCGGCAAGGGGCTCTGGCCGAGCAGCATGGACGTCCTCCGAGGGCTGGGCGCCGCCGAGCCCTTGACGGCCATCGGAAACAGCGAGGTGGTCCTGCGCAAATACTTCGACGGAGCACATGTCAACGACACCCCCATGCCCGGCAGCGGCCTGCTGATAGGGCAGTGGCAGATCGAAGAGGCACTGCGCGACCGCCTCGCCGACCTGGGCGTGCGGGTCGAGTACGGGGCCCGGCTCGCCGGGATCACCCAGGACGCGGCGGGGGTCCGCGCGGAGCTGGAGGACGGCGCCACGATCGGAGCCGGCTATCTCGCCGGGTGCGACGGCGGGCGCAGCACCACGCGCAAACTCCTCGGCATCCCCTTCGAAGGCAGCGGGGAGGAGGAGCCCGCGATGGTCATCGGGGACGTCCGTGCCCCCGGGCTCAGCCGGGACTTCTGGCACCAGTGGTTCACCTCGGAAGGCGGCGGGATCCTGCTCTGCCCGATGCCGGGGACGGATACCTTCCAGTTGCAGGCCGCGCCCGAGCAGGACGGGCGGGGCGGACTGCTGCCGGCGTCGCTGGAGAGCTTCCAGCGGCTCTTCGACCGGCATGCCCGGATGCCGGGGATCCGGCTCGCGGATGCCACGTGGCTCTCCTCCTGGCGGGTCAACGTCCGCATGGCCACCCGGATGCGGGAGGGCCGGGCCTTCCTCGCCGGGGACGCCGCGCACGTCCACTCCATAGCCGGCGGGCTGGGCATGAACACCGGCATCCAGGACGCGGCCGCCCTGGGCCGGACGCTGGCCGCAGCCCTCGCCGGGCAGGCCGGTGAGGAGGTGCTCGACGCGTACGGGGCGGAGCGGTTGCCGGTGGCCGCCGAGGTCCTGGCCGACACCTCGCGGCGGTACGAGCGGGTCTTGGCTGCCGTCCGGACGCCCGGCCGGGGCACGGAGGCCAGCCTGGACTGACCGGCCCGGACCGACCGGCCCGGACTTACGGGACCGGCCGCCACGGCGACGCCGGGCTCCGGGGGCTGGCTCCCGGGGCTCGGCTCCCCGAGGGCCGGCTCCGAGGTCCGGCTCCCCGAGGGCCGGCTCTCCCGCCGTGGGCCCTGTGGGCGTCAGGAGGGTGTGGGCACGGCGTCCGAGAGGGAGAGGGCGTGGATGCGGTCCGGGGCTCCGGGGCGGGCGTAGTACCAGCCCTGGGCGGTGTCGCAGCCGAGGGCGCGGAGCTGGGCCGCCTGGGCACCGGTCTCCACTCCCTCGACCGTCACAGCGAGTTCGAGGCTGTGGGCCAGGGCTACGATGCCCTCCACGATCTTGACGTCGACGGGGTTGGCCGGCTGCTGCTGCATCCCCTGGGTGAAGGATCGGTCCAGCTTCAGGACGCTGACCGGGAGGCGGCGCAGGTTGGCCAGGTTCGAGTAGCCGGTGCCGAAATCGTCGAGGGCGATGTCCACGCCGAGGGCGGCGAGTCGGCGCAGCGGCTCCAGGAGTTCGTCATCGGCTCCGATCAGCGCCGATTCGGTGACCTCCAGGCACAGGGAGCCCGGGGCCAGGCCGGAGCTCTCCAGCACGCGCACGGTGTCGGCGACCAGGCCCGGGTGGTGGAGCTGGGTCGGCGAGAGGTTGACGTTGACGCGCAGGGTCGCCCCGCCGTGCTGGCGCTGCCAGTTGCGGGCCTGGCGGACCGATTCCTCCAGGACCCAGCGGCCGAGCGGCACGATCAGTCCGGTCCGCTCCGCGAGCGGGATGAAGCGGTCCGGGCCGAGGACCCCGTACTGCGGGTGCGACCAGCGCACCAGCGCTTCGGCGCCGTGCACGCTGCCGTCGTGCATGTGCACCAGCGGCTGGTACTCGATGAAGAACTCGCCGCGTTCCAGCGCGGCCGGCAGGGCGTTGGTCAGTCCGTGCCGGGTGATGGCGCGGGCGTCGGCCTCCGCGTCGGCGAACTCGAAGCGGTTGCCCCCGGCCGCCTTGGCCCGGTACATGGTGATGTCGGCGCTGCGCAGCACTTCCGCCGCGGTGCGTTCGCCCGCCCGGCCCTCCACGATGCCGATGCTGCCGCGCACCGTGAGCTCCCGGCCCTCCAGCCGGATGGGGGTGGACAGTGCGGAGAGGATCCGGACCGCCAGGTCCGTCACCTTCTCCTCGCTGTCGGCGGCGGGCCCGGTGGTCAGGGCGACGAACTCGTCGCCGCCCAGGCGCGCGACCACCTCGCCCGGTCCGGTCGCGCAGCTCTGGAGCCGGTCGGCCACCTCCACCAGCAGCCGGTCGCCCGCGGAGTGGCCGAGGCTGTCGTTGACCGCCTTGAACCCGTCGAGATCGAGGTAGCACAGGCCGAAGCGGGTGGTGGGCGCTCCGCCGAGGGCCTTCTCCAGCCGCTCGAAGAACAGCGTGCGGTTGGGCAGCCCGGTGAGCGCGTCGTGGGTGGCCTCGTAGCGCAGGCGCAGGTTGAGCAGGCGGCGTTCGGTGGTGTCCTCCATCAGGGCCAGCTGGTACTGGGGGACGCCGTCGGCGTCGCGCAGCAGCGACACCGTCAGGTTGGTCCACAGGACGGTCCCGTCGTGCCGGTAGTAGGGCTTCTCCACCCGGTAGTGCTCGCGCTCCCCGCGCACCAGTTCCCCGTACATCCGCCAGACGTGCGGGGTGTCGTCGGGGTGCCCCCATTCACTGACGTTGCGGCCCCGGACGTGGCCTTCGAGGCCGCCGAACATCTGGAGCAGGGTGTCGTTGACCTCCAGCACGTTGCCCTGCAGGTCGGCGATGCCGATCCCGACGGCCGCGCCCTCGAAGACCGCCCGGAAGCGTTCCTCGCTCGCGTGCAGGGCCTGCTGTGCGTCGATGCGGGCCGTCAGGGCGGAGCGGGCGATGGCCTCCTGCTCCCGCAGCGTCCGTTCGCGCAGGGCCCGGGCGAAACCGGCAGCGATGCCGTGCTGGAGCCGCGCGCAGCGGGAACGGTACTCCTCGGTCCCCTCGGTCCCGGAACCGTCCGGCCCGCAGTAGAGGACCAGGTAGGACTCGACCACGCCCAGGGTGCCGGCGAGCGCCTCGGGGTCGGTGCAGTGCACGGCGACCAGTTCGGCGCCGACGCGCTGGGCGACACCGGCGTCGAAGGGCCGGGCGTGGAGGGCCTCGGTGAGGGTCCGGGTCAGGGGTACGAGGTGCCGTTCGAACTCGGGCCGGGTCAGCGAGGTGGCCGTGACGGGGAAGATGGCCCGTCCCCAGATCGTCGCGAAACGCCCGATCCGGTCCTCAAGGCCGCTGCGCAGCTCGCGCAGCGGCGCCCGGCCCGAGTGCGGGCCGGGCGTTTCGAGGGGTGCCTGCGGGTCCTGCGGGTCCTGCGGGGACGTCGCCCGGCCGATGTCCGCCGCGCGGGACGGACTCGGGGTGGCGGGTGGCGGGGTCGGAGCGGGGAATCTCACGCCTTGCGTCCCACGCCGCCGTAGCCCGAGAAGGCGTACGGGTCCTCCGGAGCCTCGCCCTCCGCGAGCGGACCGGTGCGGTCCGGACGCCAGTCGGGCATCGACACCAGGCCCGGCTCCAGCAGTTCGAAGCCGTCGAAGAAGCCGCTGATGGCGTCGTGGTTCCGCATGACCAGCGGGTTGCGGATGTCGCGGTAGACGCCGACCGTGCCGGACGCGACCTCCTCGGCGAGCGGAATGCCCTCGTAGGAGGCGTGGGTGAGGATCAGCAGGCTGCCGGGGGCCAGCGCTTCGCGCAGCTGCGCGACGGCGGCGTAGGGCTCGTCGGTGTCCTCCAGGAAGTGCAGGACGGCGACCAGCAGCAGCGCGACGGGCCGGTCGAGGTCCAGCAGCCGTTCGGTTTCGGGGGCGGACAGGATGTCCTGCGGCTTGCGCAGGTCGGCGGCGACGACGCCGGAGCGCTCGTCACCGGCCAGGACGGCCTGGCTGTGCGCCACGGCCACCGGGTCGTGGTCGACGTAGACCACGTGGGCCTCGGGGCTCGCGGCGTGGGCGACCTCGTGGACGTTGCCGAAGGTCGGGATGCCGGAGCCGATGTCGAGGAACTGCGTGATGCCCTCGGCGACCGCGTGGCGGACGGCGCGGCGCATGAATGCCCGGTTGGCCTGCATGATCTTGGGGAGCCCCGGCATGAATTCCATGGCCCGGCGGGCCGCCTGGCGGTCGACCTCGAAATTGTGGGAGCCGCCCAGGTAGTAATCGTAGATGCGGGACACGCTCGGCACCGATATGTCGATGCCTGGCGGGGCCCAGGCGGGGCGTTCCATCGGGGTCTCCAAGCCGTCGTCGTGCCGGTCCGTCCGGGGGGTGGGACGGGGGTCGGACTCCTGTCCGAGCCGAATGTACTGATCATTTGCCAACGGAGCGAGTGAAAGCGGAAATTGGCGGTCCGTTCTTGGTCACACACCAAAGGCACGTGCAGGTCCGGACAGCCGTGGCGAAGAAACCGACAAATACCTTTTGAGATTTGACCGGAGGGCGATCCGAGGCGCTCCGGAGCTGGCTCAAACCTCTACGGTGCCAACTCCGCCCGTTCAGGCGAACCGGTTCCGTGCCCCGCGCGCGCGGGCGCGCGCGGCCGCATGCTCCCCGGGTGAACAGAGCCTGTGCCAGGCGCTTGCTGGCGGTTCCGGTCCTGCTGTGGGCGGCGCTGTCCGCCTCACCGGCCGTGGCCGATAGCTGTGCTTACGCGACGATCGACGCCGGGGACGGCCGGACCGTCCTGGAGGCGTTCGCTGCCGCCGGCGGCGGCGCGGACGGCGCCGGCCGGGGTGGCGGACATCACCACGGCGGAGGGCACGGCGGCGGCCACCACTGCCCGCCGCCGCCTCCCCCGCCCTGCCCGCCGAAGCCGACCCCCACCCCGACGCCCACGCCGACGCCGCCACCGCCGAAGCCGACCCCGACGCCCACCCCGACGCCGCCTCCCCCGCCACCACCGAAGCCGAAGCCCGCCCCGCCACCGCCCGCGCCGCCCCGGCCGGCCCCCGTACCCGTTCCCGCACCGCCCCCGCCGCCGCCCCGGGTGTACCGGGCTCCCGCACCGGCCCCGCCGGCCCCCCGGCCGACGCCCACCCCCACCGCGACGCCGTCGCCCGCGCCGAAGAAGCACGTGGCCCGCCCCGCGTACCGGTCCACCGTCCGCAAGCCGGCCGAGCACCACATCTCGCCGGTGACCTTCACCCTCATGACCGCGGCCCCCGCCGTGCTCGCGATCGTCGCGCTGCGCCCGCGCTAGGCCGTCCCCCTCCGGACCGCGCACGAACCGACCGCACAGCGCGATCCGCCGATTCACCGAACGGGAGTCATCTTGTCGGAATGGCTCGTCCTGTCCCTCGCGATGGCAGCGGCATGCGCCGTGGTCCTGGCCATCGTCTTCTTCCAGCACCGCAGGATCGGCGAGGACGACGATCCCAACGAGACCCCGGACGTCATCGAGTACATGACGATGATGATCGGAGTGATCTACGCGATCGTGCTGGGCCTGGCGATCGCGGGCGTCTGGGAGGGCCGCGGGGCCGCCCAGGAGTACGTGCGCCAGGAGGCCCAGGCCCTGCACGAGATCAGCGTCCGCGCCCAGGTCTACCCGGAGCCGGTGCGCAAGAAGATCCGCGCCGACGTCGACGCGTACGTGACGTACGTGGTCGACACCGAATGGCAGCGGATGGCCGACCACGGCACCCTCACCGACCGGAGCGGCGAACTGCTCGAACGCGTGCGCCGGGACGTGACGGACTACGAACCGCAGACCGACCACGAGGGACAGGCGTACCAGCCCCTGGTGGACCAGGTGGGGGCGGTCGACGACGCCCGCAACGCACGCGGCCAGAGTGCCGGGGCCACCATGCCGGGAGTGGTCTGGTTCGGACTGATCGCCGGGGCCCTGGTGACGGTCGGACTGATCTTCACCCTCCAGATCCGCCGTTCCTTCCGCGAGTTGCTGCTGGCGGGCCTGTTCAGCGCGCTGATCGCCTTCCTGCTCTTCCTGATCTGGGACTTCGACGCCCCCTTCGGCCGGGGGATCGCCGCCACCGCCGAACCCTTCTTCGCACAGTTCCCGCACCTGGGGCTGAAGAACTAGGCGCACCCGCCGGGCCGGCCCGGCGCGGGCCCACCGCGGCCACCCGCCGGGCCGAACCGGGGGCGGCACTCCCGTCCCCGGTTCGGCCTACGGCCGTGCCCCATTCGCCCGTTCCTGATCGCGGGTCACCGGGCCCGCACCTAGCGTGGCGGACATCGAGGTGCACGACCCCCCACGTGCGGAAACGCTGCGCGACTGCTCCTCGGGGAATCCGGAGGACCGCCATGGGCGCGATACGCAGCTCCGCCATCGCCCTGCTGAGCGCCGGCGCCACAGGGGCCGTACTCGCGCTCTGCGCATCCGGCGCGCCCGCCGCCCTCGCGGCCGAGGCGGCGCCCGTCACCTCCTTCGGCTTCGCCATCACCCCGTCGACGGTCGCGCCCGGCGGGCAGGCGGTGCTCTCCGTCAGCGGCTGCGGTGCCGCGTACGCCACCGCCTCCTCCGGGGTCTTCGACACCGTGAGCATCGCGCGGGGGCAGACCGCCCGGATCACGGTGGACCGTGACGCCAGGCGCGGAGCCCTGTACTCCGTCTCCTTCACCTGCAACGGGGAGACCGGCTCCGCGGACCTCGTCATCGCCGGGGGCACGTCGAAGCCCACCACCAGCTCCACCAGCGGCCCGCGGCCCAGCCCGAGTACGCGCACCACCACCGCCCCGGCGCCCACGCCCTCGCGCCCCGCGGCCGCCGTCGCCCCGCGCGTCACCGTCGTTCCCCCGGCCCCTCGCACCACGAAGGCCACCGCCCCGCGCGGTGTCACCACCACCGCCGCCTCGCTCGGAGTGCGCGGCGGGCTCGGCGGCAGCGTGGCCGGCTCGGATCCCCTGGAACTCGGCGCGGGAGCCGTGCTGTTCCTCGCCGCTGCGGGCGGGGTGGCGTACGCCCTGCGCCGACGCGGCACCGCGCGCCACCACTGACCCTCCCGAAGGGCCCGGCAGCCCCGGCGACCGCCGGCCGCCTCGGGTCCTGAGCGGGACCCGGGGCGACCGGCGGTCGACCGGCCAGGCGCACGTACCGGCCAGGCGCACGTACCGGTCCGGCGGACGTCAGGGCCGGCGGACGTCAGGGCCGGCGGACGTCAGGGCCGGCGGACGTCAGGGCCGGCGGACGTCAGGCCCGCGAGCCGACCGGCTGGCGGCGCCGGATCACGTGCACGCCCGCGCCGAGCGCCGCGACCCCGACGAGACCCGCGCCGATGGCCGTCTCGGCGGTGGACGGGCCGAAGGAGCCGCCGATGCCGCCCTGCGCTCCGTTGCCCTCAAGGATCGTGAAGCGGTGCGTGGCGACCAGGCTGTTGTCGTGGCACTTGACCGAGAGGGTGTGGTGTCCGGGCGAGGCGTGGTTGAAGATCCGGACGGTGGCGAAGCCGATGGAGCCGGCCGACAGGTTGGTCTGCGGAAAGTTGCCGTGCGACCAGACCGTACCGCCGTGGCCACAGCCGGCCGCGCTGACCTGCATCGAGGCGCCCTGGTGTACGGAGTACGGGTTGACCGTCACGTTGCTGGGCCCGTTCCCGCTACCCTGCGGGGAGTTCGCGCTGGCGAACGTGGCACTGAGCCCGATCGCGGCACAGGCGGCCGCGGTCACGGTGAGAGCGCGGAAAGCACGCATGGTGGAACCTCCAACGGGAAGCGCCCCGGGAGCGGTGGCCCGGGCAGATCGACGAGAACGCCTCCCATCACGAACCCTCGGGGCGGCACGCAACCAGCGCATTTCCGCCTTTGGGCCGCCCGGTTGAGCGACACGCCGAAGCGCGGTCCGATCATCTGACGGATCCGCAGGTCACGAGCCGTCAGGCATTTATGTGACGATTACCTGGATGGGCGCACCCCTTACGGCCGCACCACCCGTTCGCCCCTCCCCGATCGCCGTCTCGCCGACGTGGCCTTAGCGTGCGGGAAGAAGGGCGTACCGGGGAGGGACTGGAACGCGGGTCGGGACCCCCGCGTCGGGAAGGGAGAGCCATGACCGAGGACGAGAGCGAGCAGAGACCGAGAAGGCGCTCCCCCTGGGGCGTACTCGCGCTG
Protein-coding sequences here:
- a CDS encoding fumarate reductase/succinate dehydrogenase flavoprotein subunit, whose product is MADTKAPEGPIAERWDRRRFEAKLVNPANRRKHRVIVVGTGLAGGAAGATLAEQGYHVVQFCFSDSPRRAHSIAAQGGINAAKNYRNDGDSVHRLFYDTVKGGDFRARESNVHRLAQISVEIIDQCVAQGVPFAREYGGLLDTRSFGGVQVSRTFYARGQTGQQLLLGAYQALSRQIAAGNVEMHARTEMLDLITVDGVARGIVVRDLVTGRISTHYADAVVLASGGYGNVFYLSTNAMNSNATAVWRAHRRGAYFANPCFTQIHPTCIPRTGDHQSKLTLMSESLRNDGRIWVPRAKGDTRPAAEIPEAERDYYLERIYPSFGNLVPRDIASRAAKNVCDEGRGVGPGGQGVYLDFADAIRRMGRDKVAEKYGNLFDMYERITAENPYEVPMRIYPAVHYTMGGLWVDYDLQTTVPGLFAIGEANFSDHGANRLGASALMQGLGDGYFVLPSTINDYLARHPHHEEVDDSHPEAAAAVRETRDCLAKLLAVDGDRTPDSFHREIGELMWEYCGMARTEEGLRKALNRIPEIREEFWRRIKVPGSGEEFNQSLEKANRIVDYLELAELMCLDALHRAESCGGHFREESQTPDGEAARRDEEFGYAAAWEYRGTAAAPVLHKEDLVFEYVHPTQRSYA
- a CDS encoding succinate dehydrogenase cytochrome b subunit; amino-acid sequence: MALATRTDRRPSTTRTIWDSTVGKKSVMAVSGLIMLGYLVVHMLGNLKIFFGADEFNAYAHWLRTLGSPFLHHEWALWIVRVVLVAAVVAHAVCAYQLSRRDIKARPVKYAHKRRRASYATRTMRWGGIILALFIVWHLLDLTTLTVNERAWAGHPYENVLATFSTWYGNTIYIVAMAALGLHVRHGFWSAAQTLGAGGARRERTLKFLANALALVLFAGFVSVPVAVMTGMVS
- a CDS encoding LysR family transcriptional regulator, which gives rise to MQFQQLVYFVAVAETRHFTRAAEREHVAQPSLSQQIKALERELGAELFSRARGNITLTDAGEALLPLARRILADADTARLEVQELAQLRRGRVRLGATPSVCTGLLPAVLRAFHTAHPGIELLIEESGSLDLVRELARGVLDLALIALPLPPSAPALTTVELLTEDLVVVSSADLPPPAGGREPAIADLRDEPMVMFRHGYDLRDLTVAACRAAGFEPVFTVEGGEMDAVLGFVRAGLGIAVVPAMVVDTAGPGLRATRLAGSPLRRTIALAHRTDVAPPRAARELKRMLVG
- a CDS encoding class I SAM-dependent methyltransferase gives rise to the protein MDSIPANRRLWNRISSSYQHRHDPRIGATPRLWGMYSIPDAHLRALGDVTGKRVLELGCGAGQWSRALAAEGATVVGLDLSEAQLAAAADAMGAAPYPLVQGAAEQLPFAADSFDLVFCDFGGLSWAPPHLAVPQAARVLRRGGRLVFNVASPWFEACYDEAAGRVTTTLQQDYFGLNTIAEGDGATSYQLTYGGWVKVLRGAGLIIDDLIEPRPEPGTRNGYNETDPPEWAHRWPAELLWVTRKP
- a CDS encoding TetR/AcrR family transcriptional regulator, with translation MDNTTGLRESKKLRTRRLLAATALELFLERGFDAVSVADVAAAAEVSKPTLFRYFPSKEDLVLDRFADHQDEVARIVRDRDAGLTPVGAVHAHFLAALAGRDPITGLCDHPDVLAFQGLLYSTTSLEARIAHYTAREVELLAAALEAESVPPLAARLAATHLVAVRHELGRENWRRLAAGATVDAIQPAAVAEANQAFGMLADGFDRALLPPRRPN
- a CDS encoding FAD-dependent monooxygenase, whose product is MTDVLVVGSGPTGLTLACELALSGAAVRVIEGRGAAHRESRGKGLWPSSMDVLRGLGAAEPLTAIGNSEVVLRKYFDGAHVNDTPMPGSGLLIGQWQIEEALRDRLADLGVRVEYGARLAGITQDAAGVRAELEDGATIGAGYLAGCDGGRSTTRKLLGIPFEGSGEEEPAMVIGDVRAPGLSRDFWHQWFTSEGGGILLCPMPGTDTFQLQAAPEQDGRGGLLPASLESFQRLFDRHARMPGIRLADATWLSSWRVNVRMATRMREGRAFLAGDAAHVHSIAGGLGMNTGIQDAAALGRTLAAALAGQAGEEVLDAYGAERLPVAAEVLADTSRRYERVLAAVRTPGRGTEASLD